The Phycisphaerae bacterium genome window below encodes:
- a CDS encoding tetratricopeptide repeat protein has product MNPTAGKVEEVISGSYDGFDQAFKAVQKLGSSSASDREQLGNYVDAHAESPSADQALKLAMGALVLGRFEQAVGILRNAPEGQDKRWMLGLAFKGQRDWERALADFDRALTRGFDAVRVLAETAETQRLAGDLAAAKDALKKLQKARADTPEYFYQSAAIAEAEGDIDRAFELLEQAVEKGPDYVPAIFRLAYLEDLKGNEDNAIELYTQAIQHEPAHVNALINLSVIYEDREQFDRSLALLKRVLEVYPNHPRARLFAKDVRSSMTMFYDEEFEKRKDKFQQVLDMPISDFELSVRSRNCLKKMGIRTLGDLTRITESELLSYKNFGETSLNEIKAILASKGLRLGQALEDQASRRAAAVLPGALAEDEEERQPTADQALLSKSIDDLNLSVRSRKCLQKLSVETVGDLMDYTEPQLMAVKNFGMISLKEVKEKLSELGLELRKSEG; this is encoded by the coding sequence ATGAATCCGACCGCCGGAAAAGTGGAAGAGGTAATCTCGGGCAGCTACGACGGCTTCGATCAGGCATTCAAGGCGGTGCAGAAGCTCGGTTCGAGTTCGGCCTCCGATCGGGAGCAGTTGGGCAACTATGTGGACGCGCACGCGGAGTCGCCGTCGGCCGATCAGGCCCTGAAGCTGGCGATGGGTGCTTTGGTTCTGGGACGCTTTGAGCAGGCGGTCGGCATCCTGCGGAACGCGCCGGAAGGGCAGGACAAGCGCTGGATGCTGGGTCTGGCCTTCAAGGGTCAGAGGGACTGGGAGCGCGCATTGGCCGATTTCGATCGCGCGTTGACCCGCGGCTTCGACGCGGTACGGGTGCTGGCGGAGACGGCTGAGACCCAGCGGCTCGCCGGCGACCTGGCCGCAGCCAAGGATGCCCTCAAGAAGCTCCAGAAGGCGCGGGCCGACACGCCGGAGTATTTCTACCAGTCCGCAGCGATCGCTGAGGCTGAGGGCGACATCGACCGGGCCTTTGAGTTGCTCGAACAGGCGGTGGAGAAAGGCCCGGACTACGTTCCGGCGATCTTCCGGCTGGCCTATCTTGAGGATCTCAAAGGCAATGAGGACAACGCCATTGAGCTGTATACCCAGGCCATCCAGCACGAGCCGGCCCACGTCAACGCCCTGATCAACCTCTCGGTGATCTACGAAGATCGCGAGCAGTTCGACCGGTCGCTGGCCCTGCTCAAGCGGGTTTTAGAGGTCTATCCCAATCACCCGCGGGCGCGGCTCTTCGCTAAAGATGTCAGAAGCTCGATGACGATGTTCTATGACGAGGAGTTCGAGAAGCGCAAAGACAAGTTCCAGCAGGTCCTGGATATGCCGATCAGCGACTTTGAGCTGTCGGTCCGGAGCCGCAACTGCCTCAAGAAGATGGGCATCCGCACGCTGGGCGACCTGACGCGGATCACGGAGTCGGAACTCCTCTCGTACAAGAATTTTGGCGAGACGTCGCTGAACGAGATCAAGGCGATCCTGGCCTCGAAGGGATTGCGGCTGGGCCAGGCCCTCGAGGATCAGGCCTCGAGGCGGGCCGCGGCGGTTTTGCCCGGCGCTCTGGCCGAGGACGAAGAGGAGCGGCAGCCGACCGCCGACCAGGCGCTGCTGAGCAAGTCGATCGACGATCTGAACCTGTCGGTGCGAAGCCGCAAGTGCCTGCAGAAACTCAGCGTCGAGACGGTCGGCGACCTGATGGATTACACCGAGCCTCAGCTCATGGCGGTCAAGAACTTCGGCATGATCTCGCTGAAGGAAGTGAAGGAAAAGCTGTCCGAGCTGGGCCTGGAACTGCGGAAGTCGGAAGGCTAG
- a CDS encoding undecaprenyl-diphosphate phosphatase, with protein MDGWLILKAVVIAIVEGLTEFVPVSSTGHMILVDDLLLRFKDTVGGVGPQAAVCFEIVIQLAAILAVVVLYRKRFRSLLTFKRDATGFNGWRGIKLLIVTTIPAVIIGAPLDHLIEEHLFNAGTVAIGLAAGAVAILLIERYRFRPKAETLDDLTWPQALAIGFFQCLAMWPGVSRSAATIIGGMIVRANRKTAAEYSFLAAVPVMTAASGFKLIKSWEYLSGDLLWVFLIGSAVSFVSAMLAVKWFIRLLQHWTLRPFAVYRLVLAAVVGLVFLLRFLNGGQ; from the coding sequence ATGGATGGTTGGTTGATTCTCAAAGCCGTGGTCATCGCCATTGTGGAGGGCCTAACCGAGTTCGTGCCCGTCTCGTCGACCGGGCACATGATTCTCGTGGACGACCTGCTCCTTCGTTTCAAGGACACCGTGGGCGGCGTGGGTCCGCAGGCGGCGGTGTGCTTCGAAATCGTCATCCAACTGGCCGCCATCCTGGCTGTGGTGGTGCTCTATCGCAAACGGTTCCGGAGCCTGTTGACGTTCAAGCGGGACGCGACGGGCTTTAACGGCTGGCGGGGAATCAAACTGCTGATCGTCACCACCATCCCAGCGGTGATCATCGGCGCGCCGCTGGACCATCTGATCGAGGAGCACCTGTTCAACGCGGGCACGGTGGCGATCGGTCTGGCCGCCGGAGCGGTGGCGATCCTCCTGATCGAGCGGTACCGGTTTCGCCCGAAGGCTGAGACGCTGGACGACCTGACCTGGCCGCAGGCCCTGGCCATCGGGTTCTTCCAGTGCCTGGCGATGTGGCCGGGCGTCTCGCGGTCGGCCGCCACGATCATCGGCGGCATGATCGTCCGGGCCAACCGCAAAACGGCGGCTGAGTACTCGTTTCTCGCCGCGGTTCCCGTGATGACCGCCGCGTCGGGTTTCAAGCTGATCAAAAGCTGGGAGTACCTGTCGGGCGATCTGCTCTGGGTGTTTCTCATCGGATCGGCGGTTTCGTTCGTCTCGGCGATGCTGGCGGTCAAGTGGTTCATCCGGCTGCTGCAGCACTGGACTCTTCGGCCGTTCGCGGTGTATCGGCTGGTTTTGGCCGCGGTCGTCGGATTGGTGTTCCTGCTGCGATTCCTCAACGGCGGCCAATGA
- the queA gene encoding tRNA preQ1(34) S-adenosylmethionine ribosyltransferase-isomerase QueA, giving the protein MRLSELDYELPPELIAQSPAQPRDHSRMLVVDRTNGQLADRRFFDLVEYLRAGDVLVLNDTQVIPARLVLIRPSGAETEGLFVREHAPGRWELMIRGINRLRPGSRLRLAGSDVELELMERLTDKTGLVAVKTEVDTLAFLQKHGQVPLPPYIRREHEQPDDRRRYQTVYANAPGAIAAPTAGLHFTDRLLAELRSRDVATATVTLHVGRGTFEPVAVEDLAEHPMHREWYSVSSEAAERINAARQAGGRAVAVGTTAVRVLESASADGALQPGETWTDILIHPPYRFKMVDVLITNFHLPRTTLLALVYAFAGTETARKAYQHAVREGYRFYSYGDAMLVI; this is encoded by the coding sequence ATGAGACTCAGCGAACTGGACTACGAGCTGCCGCCGGAACTGATCGCCCAGTCGCCGGCCCAGCCGCGCGATCACAGCCGCATGCTGGTGGTCGATCGAACAAACGGCCAATTGGCGGACCGGCGATTCTTCGATCTCGTCGAGTACCTTCGGGCGGGCGACGTGCTGGTCCTCAACGATACCCAGGTGATCCCAGCCCGCCTGGTTTTGATCCGCCCGAGCGGGGCGGAAACCGAGGGGTTGTTCGTCCGCGAGCACGCGCCGGGACGTTGGGAGTTGATGATCCGGGGGATCAACCGGCTTCGGCCCGGATCGCGTCTGCGGCTCGCGGGATCGGACGTCGAACTTGAATTAATGGAACGCCTGACCGACAAGACGGGCCTGGTGGCGGTCAAGACCGAAGTGGACACGCTGGCGTTTCTCCAGAAGCACGGTCAGGTTCCTCTGCCGCCGTACATCCGGCGGGAACACGAGCAGCCGGATGATCGCCGGCGCTATCAGACGGTCTACGCCAACGCGCCGGGCGCGATCGCCGCTCCGACGGCCGGCCTGCATTTCACCGACCGGCTGCTGGCCGAGTTGCGGTCGCGCGACGTGGCGACGGCGACGGTGACGCTGCACGTCGGCCGCGGAACGTTCGAGCCGGTCGCCGTCGAAGACCTGGCCGAGCACCCGATGCATCGTGAATGGTACAGCGTCTCGTCCGAAGCGGCCGAGCGGATCAACGCGGCCCGCCAGGCGGGCGGACGGGCGGTCGCGGTCGGCACGACGGCCGTGCGGGTGCTGGAGTCCGCATCCGCGGACGGCGCGCTGCAACCGGGCGAGACGTGGACGGACATCCTCATCCATCCCCCCTACCGCTTCAAGATGGTCGACGTGCTGATCACCAACTTCCACCTGCCGCGGACGACGCTGCTGGCCCTGGTCTACGCCTTTGCGGGCACGGAAACGGCCCGAAAAGCGTACCAACACGCGGTCCGTGAGGGCTACCGGTTCTACAGCTACGGCGATGCGATGCTGGTGATCTGA
- a CDS encoding 7-carboxy-7-deazaguanine synthase QueE encodes MAAGCFPVADLFHTIQGEGSLAGVPSVFVRLAGCPVGCPWCDTKQAWSAEGFPRLTVERITERVASYKCRHVVVTGGEPLVHPRIGSLIDRFHDGGLHVTIETAGIVYRRLRCQLLSLSPKLDGEAPTFGNWFKPAVIRRLIAAAADYQLKFVVRSRRDVQQVLDAIERMEFIDRDRVMLMPRAATKAAYLRLAPAVAGWALAHGLRFCPRIHLTLGVR; translated from the coding sequence ATGGCCGCCGGTTGCTTTCCCGTCGCCGATCTGTTTCACACCATTCAGGGCGAAGGTTCGCTGGCGGGCGTTCCTTCGGTCTTCGTGCGTCTGGCCGGTTGTCCGGTGGGTTGTCCGTGGTGCGACACGAAACAGGCGTGGTCGGCTGAGGGTTTTCCAAGGTTGACCGTCGAGCGGATCACCGAGCGGGTCGCCTCATACAAGTGCCGGCACGTGGTGGTTACCGGCGGTGAGCCGCTGGTGCATCCGCGGATCGGATCGCTGATCGATCGGTTCCACGACGGCGGCCTTCACGTCACGATTGAAACCGCCGGCATCGTATACCGACGGTTGCGCTGCCAACTGCTGAGCCTCAGTCCCAAGTTGGACGGCGAGGCGCCGACGTTCGGCAACTGGTTCAAACCGGCGGTGATCCGGCGCCTGATCGCCGCCGCCGCGGACTACCAGCTCAAGTTCGTTGTGCGCAGCCGGCGTGACGTGCAGCAGGTGCTCGATGCGATCGAACGGATGGAGTTCATCGACCGCGACCGGGTCATGCTCATGCCGCGGGCCGCGACGAAGGCGGCGTATCTGCGGCTGGCGCCGGCCGTCGCCGGATGGGCTCTCGCCCACGGTCTGCGGTTCTGTCCGCGAATCCATTTGACGCTGGGCGTCAGGTAG
- the rsgA gene encoding ribosome small subunit-dependent GTPase A — translation MARKGRKKGKIRIDWRPNVENPTRESSSDITKKHREDKGGSLEDRPTHEAFKGKGRLARRKTVDTSRTGGLVDLERYADEPAPADAQWSDGVVVAIHGLYVKVDDGQRIRNCVVRRVLKSLMVEQRNVVAVGDNVSFTPIDDETGVIERIGERSTLLKRRYQNREHLIVTNVEQAVIVSAVAEPDLRIHLVDRYVVAAASGDLRPVIVFNKIDLLSEEELADLDEYESVYRSLGYPVVRTSAAQNVGIEALREAMKDRKSVLAGVSGVGKSSLINAVQPGLNLTVKPVNRATKRGQHTTTVAQLLRLDFGGYVVDTPGIRQFAFWNFDRMNLEAYFEEFVPYVPQCRFPNCSHIEEPDCAVKQAVEEGKIAWWRYESYLKIFEDHEEFMSPWER, via the coding sequence ATGGCCAGAAAAGGCAGAAAAAAAGGGAAAATCCGGATCGACTGGCGGCCCAACGTCGAGAACCCGACGCGGGAAAGCTCGTCTGATATCACCAAGAAGCACCGCGAGGACAAGGGCGGCTCGCTGGAGGACCGTCCAACCCACGAGGCCTTCAAGGGCAAGGGCCGGCTCGCCCGCCGCAAGACCGTGGATACTTCCCGGACGGGCGGCCTGGTGGACCTGGAGCGATACGCCGACGAGCCGGCGCCGGCTGACGCCCAGTGGAGCGATGGGGTGGTGGTGGCGATTCACGGCCTCTACGTGAAGGTGGACGACGGCCAACGGATCCGCAACTGCGTGGTCCGGCGGGTGCTCAAGTCGTTAATGGTCGAACAGCGGAACGTGGTGGCGGTCGGCGACAACGTCAGCTTCACCCCGATCGACGATGAAACGGGAGTGATCGAGCGGATCGGCGAACGCTCGACCCTGCTCAAGCGGCGCTACCAGAACCGCGAGCACCTGATCGTGACCAACGTCGAGCAGGCGGTGATCGTCTCGGCGGTTGCGGAGCCCGATCTGCGCATCCACCTGGTCGATCGGTACGTCGTGGCTGCGGCCTCCGGCGACCTGAGACCGGTGATCGTGTTCAACAAGATCGACCTGCTCTCCGAGGAGGAGTTGGCGGACCTGGACGAGTACGAGAGCGTCTATCGCAGCCTGGGCTACCCCGTTGTCCGGACCAGCGCCGCCCAGAACGTCGGCATCGAGGCCCTCCGCGAGGCCATGAAGGACAGGAAATCGGTGCTGGCCGGGGTCAGCGGGGTCGGCAAGAGTTCGCTGATCAATGCGGTCCAGCCGGGCCTGAACCTGACCGTCAAACCGGTCAACCGGGCCACCAAGCGCGGCCAGCACACCACGACCGTGGCCCAACTCCTGCGCCTCGATTTCGGCGGCTACGTCGTCGATACGCCCGGCATCCGGCAGTTCGCGTTCTGGAACTTCGACCGGATGAACCTCGAGGCGTACTTCGAGGAATTTGTTCCCTATGTCCCCCAGTGCCGGTTTCCCAACTGCAGCCACATCGAGGAACCCGACTGCGCGGTCAAGCAGGCGGTCGAGGAAGGCAAGATCGCCTGGTGGCGCTACGAGAGCTACTTGAAGATCTTCGAGGACCACGAAGAGTTCATGTCGCCGTGGGAGCGATGA
- a CDS encoding YggS family pyridoxal phosphate-dependent enzyme: MRKKLSENLTRVRERIGEAAAKVGREPQRVTLVAVTKAVDPETIRALIELGQLDLGESRGPQLIQRAAVIEEHLSRRAMLEQDKGLAMPRWHMVGHLQRNKVKPLIPAVSMIHSVDTLRLAEEVNAQAGKVDRRMDVLVQVNCAGESQKYGMPVAAAGHFIEQVMPLSRLRVRGLMCMAPLVDDPEKARPVFERLYELFLEIKMTYRLGRDFEHLSMGMSQDYHVAVECGATMVRVGSALFEGLETAGV, translated from the coding sequence ATGCGAAAAAAGCTTTCGGAGAATCTGACGAGAGTCCGCGAACGGATCGGCGAAGCGGCGGCCAAGGTCGGCCGCGAGCCGCAGCGGGTGACCCTGGTCGCGGTCACCAAGGCCGTTGATCCGGAGACGATCCGTGCCCTGATCGAACTGGGGCAGTTGGACCTGGGCGAGAGTCGCGGACCCCAGTTGATCCAGCGGGCCGCCGTCATCGAGGAGCACCTGTCGCGCCGCGCCATGCTGGAGCAGGACAAGGGGCTGGCGATGCCGCGGTGGCACATGGTGGGCCATCTGCAGCGCAACAAAGTCAAGCCGCTGATCCCGGCGGTCTCGATGATCCACTCGGTCGATACCCTTCGTCTGGCCGAGGAGGTCAACGCCCAGGCGGGCAAGGTGGACCGACGGATGGACGTGCTGGTCCAGGTCAACTGCGCCGGCGAGTCGCAGAAGTACGGCATGCCGGTGGCTGCGGCGGGCCATTTCATCGAGCAGGTCATGCCGCTTTCTCGTCTGCGGGTGCGTGGGCTGATGTGCATGGCCCCGCTGGTGGACGACCCGGAGAAGGCGCGGCCGGTGTTCGAGCGGCTCTACGAGCTGTTCCTCGAGATCAAGATGACCTATCGCCTGGGTCGCGACTTCGAGCACCTCTCGATGGGCATGAGCCAGGACTACCACGTTGCGGTCGAGTGCGGAGCGACGATGGTGCGGGTGGGTTCGGCCCTGTTCGAGGGATTGGAGACGGCGGGCGTGTGA
- a CDS encoding methyltransferase domain-containing protein yields MKTQDPQDRDRDPRIAFFDRQSITWDRDGRDPVETIRRLNELQNLLGLQPGQDLLEVGCGTGQITGWLADRIRPGKVTAIDFSKSMLSQASQKQLDATLLCRDVCQDDLGREEFDVVLCFHAFPHFRDQSQAVRRLGQSLRKGGRLIVMHLAARAKINAFHDQVGGEVTGDHLPDDPTFRALLRDAGLECIEVIDRDDLFFLSAVRAS; encoded by the coding sequence ATGAAGACACAAGACCCGCAGGACCGCGATCGCGACCCGCGAATCGCGTTTTTCGACCGCCAGTCGATCACCTGGGACCGCGACGGACGCGATCCGGTCGAGACGATCCGCCGACTGAACGAACTCCAGAACCTGCTTGGACTCCAGCCGGGACAGGACCTCCTCGAGGTCGGCTGCGGCACCGGACAGATCACCGGCTGGCTCGCCGACCGAATTCGCCCCGGCAAAGTCACCGCTATTGACTTTTCTAAATCCATGCTTAGTCAAGCCAGCCAAAAACAGCTCGATGCCACGCTCTTGTGCCGCGACGTCTGCCAGGACGACCTGGGCCGCGAGGAATTTGACGTAGTGCTCTGCTTCCACGCCTTTCCCCATTTTCGCGACCAGTCCCAAGCGGTCCGGCGACTTGGGCAATCGCTGCGCAAAGGCGGCAGGCTGATCGTGATGCACCTGGCCGCGAGAGCGAAGATCAACGCCTTCCACGATCAGGTCGGCGGCGAAGTGACCGGCGACCACCTGCCGGACGACCCGACCTTTCGCGCGCTGCTCCGCGACGCTGGGCTTGAATGCATCGAGGTAATCGACCGCGACGACCTGTTCTTCCTGTCAGCGGTTAGGGCCTCGTAG
- a CDS encoding oxidoreductase, producing MNSTAIIEAYRRAQRYRLPLAFLYGLLIALPAALAIALTGPQPLHYRLAKIFALLGFMILAFQPVLSARLRWLDRPFGLNMLFIVHKVMPLVALLLLSAHPFVLAAALDRWPLLTNVQQPWYILLGKTALLLLWATVVVSLFYELLRLTFEQWRVAHNVLVLALLAAGFAHSIAVGSDLQLWPLRAAWIAALATALAAYIHHMVIVPWRRRRNMFVVDQVQRETDSVWTITLISERRRPLDHLPGQFQFIRFHRGRDLPDEEHHFTISSSPAAEKYHESTIKEVGDFTAAIGRTKPGDKASVEAPFGHFSYTLGRPDGDLVFIAGGIGITPLMSMLRHMRDTRSTRRVILLYANRTQESIVFRRELDEIAAGGHPRLTVVHVLSRPDEAWNGPSGHIDREFIRRRVEGDLSARDFYVCGPLTMMRDIIGALLDLKVSDSRIHYERFAL from the coding sequence GTGAATTCCACCGCGATCATCGAAGCCTACCGCAGAGCCCAGCGTTACCGCCTGCCGCTGGCGTTTCTCTACGGCCTGCTGATCGCCCTGCCGGCGGCTCTGGCCATCGCCCTGACCGGCCCGCAGCCGCTTCACTATCGCCTGGCCAAAATCTTCGCGCTGCTGGGCTTCATGATCCTGGCCTTCCAGCCGGTCCTCTCAGCCCGGCTGCGTTGGCTCGACCGCCCCTTCGGCCTGAATATGCTGTTCATCGTGCACAAGGTCATGCCGCTGGTCGCGCTGCTGCTGCTCAGCGCCCATCCGTTCGTGCTGGCGGCGGCACTGGACCGATGGCCGCTGCTGACGAACGTTCAGCAGCCGTGGTACATCCTCTTGGGCAAGACCGCCCTGCTGCTGCTGTGGGCGACGGTGGTCGTCTCGCTGTTCTACGAACTCCTGCGGCTGACCTTCGAACAGTGGCGGGTCGCCCACAACGTCCTCGTGCTCGCCCTGCTGGCGGCCGGCTTCGCCCACAGCATCGCCGTCGGCAGCGACCTGCAGCTCTGGCCGCTGCGGGCGGCGTGGATCGCCGCGCTCGCGACGGCCTTGGCCGCCTACATCCACCACATGGTCATCGTCCCGTGGCGGCGGCGAAGGAACATGTTCGTGGTCGATCAGGTGCAGAGGGAAACCGACAGCGTCTGGACGATCACGCTCATATCGGAACGCCGCCGCCCGCTCGATCACCTGCCCGGCCAGTTCCAGTTCATCCGGTTCCATCGCGGCCGAGACCTGCCGGACGAGGAGCATCATTTCACGATCTCCTCGAGCCCGGCGGCGGAAAAGTACCACGAATCCACGATCAAAGAGGTCGGCGATTTCACCGCCGCCATCGGCCGGACCAAACCGGGCGACAAGGCGAGCGTCGAAGCCCCGTTCGGCCATTTCTCGTACACGCTCGGCCGACCGGACGGCGATCTGGTGTTCATCGCCGGAGGGATCGGCATCACGCCGCTGATGAGCATGCTCCGCCATATGCGCGACACCCGTTCGACCCGCCGGGTCATCCTGCTCTACGCCAATCGCACGCAGGAAAGCATCGTCTTTCGCCGGGAGCTGGACGAGATCGCCGCCGGCGGCCATCCGCGGTTGACCGTCGTGCACGTCCTGAGTCGGCCCGATGAGGCCTGGAACGGGCCGAGCGGCCACATCGATCGCGAGTTCATCCGGCGGCGCGTCGAGGGGGACCTGAGCGCCCGTGATTTCTACGTCTGCGGACCCCTGACGATGATGCGCGACATCATCGGCGCTTTGCTCGATCTGAAGGTCTCGGATTCGCGCATCCACTACGAGCGGTTCGCCCTTTAG
- a CDS encoding DUF763 domain-containing protein: protein MLRKSTANLPLHGGNAPPWLFQRMEKLAGSIIELIVLEFGSVEMLRRLADPHWFQAFGCVLGFDWHSSGLTTVTCGAIKQAYRRIGPDLGIHAAGGKGGVSRKTPHEIDQIADARAIANGRDLIYASKLSAKVDSAAVQDGYQLYHHSFFFDDAGRWTVVQQGMNDENRYARRYHWFADQPIDFVNEPHAGIITEAQGNNVLNMVASEADRSRQAAVDLFGYDPEKILAELPAEENLFMPRRHEVILTPSEHRQLRKVLIAARDAPVTSYQQLLATPDVGPKTVRSLALLSELIFDAPASHRDPARYSFAHGGKDGYPFPVERRMYDRNIALLEQTVQKCRINPNEKDHALRRLQGWLKLQ, encoded by the coding sequence ATGCTTCGCAAATCGACGGCCAATCTGCCGCTTCACGGAGGCAACGCCCCGCCGTGGCTGTTCCAGCGGATGGAGAAGCTGGCCGGCTCCATCATCGAGCTGATCGTGCTCGAGTTCGGATCGGTCGAGATGCTCCGCCGCCTCGCCGACCCGCACTGGTTCCAGGCCTTCGGCTGTGTCCTCGGCTTTGACTGGCACTCCAGCGGCCTGACCACGGTGACCTGCGGGGCGATCAAGCAGGCCTACCGGCGGATCGGACCGGACCTCGGCATCCACGCCGCCGGCGGCAAAGGCGGCGTCTCGCGAAAGACGCCGCACGAGATCGACCAAATCGCCGACGCCCGCGCCATCGCCAACGGCCGCGACCTGATCTACGCCTCAAAACTCTCAGCCAAGGTGGACTCGGCGGCGGTGCAGGACGGCTATCAGCTCTACCACCACAGCTTCTTCTTCGACGACGCCGGCCGCTGGACGGTCGTCCAACAGGGCATGAACGACGAGAACCGCTACGCCCGGCGCTACCACTGGTTCGCCGATCAGCCGATCGACTTCGTCAACGAACCGCACGCCGGAATCATCACCGAAGCACAAGGAAACAACGTGCTGAACATGGTCGCCTCCGAAGCCGACCGCTCGCGACAGGCGGCGGTGGACCTGTTCGGATACGATCCGGAGAAGATCCTCGCCGAACTGCCCGCCGAGGAGAACCTCTTCATGCCGCGCCGCCACGAGGTCATCCTGACGCCCAGCGAACACCGACAGCTTCGCAAGGTGCTCATCGCCGCCCGCGATGCTCCGGTCACCAGCTACCAGCAGCTTCTGGCCACGCCCGACGTCGGGCCCAAGACCGTCCGTTCGCTGGCCCTGCTCTCCGAACTGATCTTCGACGCGCCGGCCTCACATCGCGATCCGGCCCGCTACAGCTTCGCCCACGGCGGCAAGGACGGCTACCCCTTCCCGGTCGAACGCCGGATGTACGACCGCAACATCGCCCTGCTCGAACAGACCGTGCAAAAATGCCGGATCAACCCGAACGAAAAGGACCACGCCTTGCGACGCCTGCAGGGATGGCTTAAACTCCAGTAG
- a CDS encoding M20 family metallopeptidase: MPPYRLSDREKAMLVQLVQDLVRIPSVSADDVTGCPEAGVADYLETYFRRLDMDVQRIVMPPNRPNLLASWPQDHADDRKRLVLTVHMDTVEPDGMTIDPFAADVRDGRIWGRGTCDTKGALAAYLWVLSKVRELKLELPWKLEFLAVCDEETGCTGSRWLVDQGVSADYMIVGEPTGCRIATCHRGRVMFKIITEGIAAHASVPDRGVNAVYRMNDAINVLRQKWLPTLGRPRHEQLGSTTSSLTLVRGGRRDNIVPDRCQAVFDTRTIPGHDQRQFLETIRSLISTVDGASVDVIKSRSPLDTDSASPLVQGLLQTCRTLREDDAPAALPYLTDASNFAETGAHCVVFGPGGIDKAHSADEYLEIDQLHRSAEILLAFLLDLADGRHR; encoded by the coding sequence ATGCCGCCCTACCGGCTCAGCGATCGTGAAAAAGCCATGCTCGTCCAGCTCGTCCAGGACCTGGTCCGCATTCCCAGCGTCAGCGCCGACGACGTGACCGGATGTCCCGAAGCCGGCGTGGCCGACTACCTCGAAACGTACTTCCGCCGGCTGGACATGGACGTTCAGCGGATCGTCATGCCGCCAAACCGCCCCAACCTGCTGGCCTCGTGGCCGCAAGACCACGCCGACGACCGAAAACGCCTGGTCCTGACCGTCCACATGGACACCGTCGAGCCGGATGGCATGACCATCGACCCGTTCGCCGCCGACGTCCGCGACGGCAGGATCTGGGGACGCGGGACCTGCGACACCAAGGGCGCCCTGGCCGCGTACCTGTGGGTCCTCTCGAAGGTCCGCGAACTGAAGCTGGAACTGCCCTGGAAATTGGAATTCCTGGCCGTCTGCGACGAGGAGACCGGCTGCACCGGCAGCCGATGGCTCGTCGATCAGGGCGTCTCGGCCGACTACATGATCGTCGGCGAACCGACCGGCTGCCGGATCGCCACGTGCCACCGAGGCAGAGTCATGTTCAAAATCATCACCGAAGGCATCGCGGCTCACGCCTCGGTGCCCGACCGCGGCGTCAATGCCGTCTACCGGATGAACGACGCCATTAACGTCCTGCGCCAAAAATGGCTGCCGACGCTTGGACGGCCACGCCACGAGCAGCTCGGATCAACCACCTCCAGCCTGACCCTCGTTCGCGGCGGGCGGCGAGACAATATCGTGCCCGACCGCTGCCAAGCCGTCTTCGACACCCGCACCATTCCCGGCCATGACCAGCGGCAGTTCCTCGAAACGATCCGCAGCCTGATCTCGACGGTTGACGGTGCGTCGGTGGATGTGATCAAGTCCCGCTCGCCCCTCGACACCGACTCGGCGTCGCCGCTGGTTCAGGGATTGCTCCAGACCTGCCGGACCCTGCGCGAAGATGACGCGCCGGCCGCCCTGCCGTACCTCACCGACGCCTCCAACTTCGCCGAAACCGGCGCCCACTGCGTGGTCTTCGGTCCCGGCGGGATCGACAAGGCCCACTCGGCCGATGAGTATCTGGAGATCGACCAACTCCATCGCTCAGCCGAAATCCTCCTCGCGTTCCTGCTCGATCTCGCCGACGGCCGTCACCGTTAA